CTGTATACCTGCCCTCAGCTCCTATGGAGGTCTAGCTGTTGCCATTCCTGGGCAAGGCTTCAGTcacctgggccctcccctagCCAGCTAACAGGGGATTTAGGGATGTTGGTATCTTTCCTCATGCACTGGTCCCCAAACAGCTGTCTTCTGAGCTTGACACTGGTCTAGGACCCATTGTGTGGCCTCTACCTCCCCCTTGGGTCTCTATGCCCTTGGAGATATGACCGATGATTCTCCCATCACTGCCTCCCGACTGACGACTGAGGTCATGCACCTAGTGACTATCCCAGCTCTGTGCTCGCAGAGGCCTGCTCACCGGACAGTGGAGGGTAACAGGATCAGGGCCAGGCACAGAGTGGAGCATGACTGACAGGACCCTCTGGGATGGAGTACAAGAGGCTTCCTGAAGATGGTGGCTTCTGACCTGGGTCAGGACAATAGTCCAGGCTTGaagctggggaggggagaggtggctcaggccAAGGTAGCAGCAGGGCAGGGAAGTGACTGAGTCTGGCTGCAGGGTAGCCGCCACaggagtggagacaggagacGGGGCAGGCGTGGAGGTGGTGTGTTAGTTAGGTCTTAGAAATGTATGTGGTCAGGGTGGGCAGTCCTAGGAGGCTCGTACTAGTCCTAGTactaggaggctgaggcacagAGGGCTGAAtcggtgtttccctccccacccaggGTATCCCCAGGGCCCCGTCCTCTGACGAGGAGTGTTTCTTCGATCTGCTGAGTAAGTTCCAGAGCAGTCGTATGGATGACCAACGCTGTCCCCTGGaggaaggccaggctggggctgcTGAGGCTACAGCTGCCCCAACCCTGGAGGAGAGAGCGGGTGAGTACAGAGCCTGGGTCGGGTCCACCAGGCACACCTAGCCCTGAGCCTGGGAGCCTTCCAACAAGCAGGATAGGCTGGCTGCAAAGGGCCCCTGTCATCCAGTGCTCCTTCCTCACTTGTCCTTGAGGCTGCGTCCTGGGAAGTATGTAATTACCCCACCCTGAAGAACACGCAGTGTCGTCTATGCATCCTAGCCTTTGAGCGTGTGGGAGGCCAGAGCTTTCTCCTGTCAGCTCCTGAAGTcctgggaggcaggggtgggaggcAGGGCAGGGGCAAGATGGTTAGGAGCAAGCATAGGAGATTTCTTAGGGCCATATTCCCTTTGGGGAAGGGTGGGGCAGCCCCGGATGGCAGCACCACTAGCAGCCCCCTCTCCAGCTCTCATTCTCTGCCCCTCGCAGCTCAGCCCTCTGTAACAGCTTCACCACAGACTGAAGAGTTCTTTGACCTCATTGCCAGCTCCCAGAGCCGCCGGCTGGATGACCAGAGGGCTAGCGTAGGCAGCCTGCCTGGGCTTCGCATCACCCTCAACAACGTGGGGCACCTCCGAGGCGACGGGGACCCCCAGGAGCCAGGGGATGAGTTTTTCAACATGCTTATCAAATACCAGGTGGGCCTGTGTTCAGGAGAGAATAGGTGGGGCTTCATCCAGGCAGCCTAGTGGTGGCTCCACCAGCTGCAGAAAAGACACCTAGCAGCCCCACAGCAAGCTCTGTCTTGGCTGTCTCCGGCCTTATCTGAGGGATacctgaggagagggagagaccaTTCCCAGATGCCCATGCTTGAAGCCCCACTTCTGCCAAGGGGCTGAGGACCTCTAGAGATAACAGCCTTAGTGCACTTTGGTGCCAGAGTTCAGCCTGGGGTTGTCAGGTCCCCAAATCCAGGGATGTCCATTCCCGGCTTCCATACCTGGGCAGAGAAAGCTGAGGGTCAAGTGGTAGCCTGGAgttgggagggaaggagaggggaagagctgGGATGTTAGCAGCTGACTGTAGGAATGGGAGCAGAAATGGCTCTGAAAGAGACCATATAGCATGGGTGGACAGGTAAGATGGAGAAGGCATGGGAAGGCAGAACCAGGGCAGGGCTACTCGTGAGTGGGCTTCACTAAATGGGATTGGGTAAGGCTGGGGTGTTTGGTCTGAGCCACCTACCCAAGGCCTGGCAGGGGGGGTAGTAAGTTCACCCTGCTGGCCAGCGCCCTCCAGCAGGAGCATGTACATGGTGGGGCTTGAGCAGACATGGGAGTGACTAGGGTCAGCATTCCACTTCTCCATTAGGCTAAGTTTCCAGATCAATGTTCATTctcacagaggagagagaaccacAGCAGCATCCAGACAGCCTCCTCTAAGCCAGCCCCTCCAGAGAAGCCTTACCCACTCAAATACCTGGGCCATCAGCTGCACCAGCTCCACTCCCATCTGCTTCGGGTCCTGAAGAGAAGCCAACACCTTTCAGGCCCCCCAGCCTCCACATCAGAACAGGCAGAACCTGTGGTGTCGGCTGATTGATCCAAAGGAGACCCTTGGTGGGCTTGGGGGTTTGGAGCAGTGGTGGTGATTTCCAAGCAACAAGCTCTGAGCTGCAGCCCCCAGGCCCTCCAAGTGCAGTCCGGGGCTGTGCCAGGTTTCAGGGTACTTCTAGGGGTCTAGTATCTGGATCAGCAAGTCCCAGGAGTTGGGCCTGGTGGCTGCTGACTTGTTCTACAAGCAGAATATATGACCCAGCCCTTTCTATTTATTTGGTTGGCTAGCCACACAGCTCTGGGGAAGTCTTCAGGAGATGTTGGTGAGACAGGGCTTTTAGCATTACCCCAGAATCATGGGCAAGAGGTGGCTGAAATAGGTCCCATTTGGACTACACCATTCTTCCAAGCTGGTGTTTGCTGTCCAGATTTTCAATAAGCCCATCACCCACCCAGTGCCAGCATAGGACGGTAGGTCCCCTAAAGGCCCAAGAAAAGCAAGGCCACCAACCTGCATTGTGTGTCTGCCCAGTCCTCCAGGATTGATGACCAGCGCTGTCCACCCCCTGATGTGCTGCCCCGAGGCCCCACCATGCCTGATGAGGATTTCTTCAGCCTTATCCAGAGGGTGCAGGCTAAGCGGATGGATGAGCAGCGTGTGGACCTGGCTGGGAGTCCAGACCAAGAGGCCAGTGGGCTGCCTGATCCCCGGCAGCAATGTCCGCCAGGTGCCAGCTAAGGCCTCACCCCTACAGCCAGCCATGCCCTACTCTGGACTCTGTAGGCTCACAGTTGTCCACAGTGGCCATGACCCCCCAGTAAGCCAAATCCTCCCAAGGCCATGATGGAGAGCCAGCTCAGCCCCAACCCCTTCCTCCCACTGAGCCAGATGGTGGGCACACACCCCTCAAGAACCCCCCACCCTAGGTGGTGGGCTCAGGCTAGAGCTGCTGTATGGGGGAGGGCATGCTTCTGTCCCCATATGATCCACAGCTTAACTGcaggccctgccctgccctgtcctgccCCAGGCCGGGCCTTCAGCATGTTGGCCCCAAGCCCCGGTGCTGTCCAGAGTCTTCTCCCTCAAGCCCTGCCCTGCCAAATGTGAAATTCTGCCAACTCTCCCAAGCTCCCCAGAGGGGTTTCAAAGACTTCTGGTGGGGGCTACAGTGGCAAGGCATCTTCTGTCCCCCAGCTGGTCCTGGGACGGCTATGAAGGAGGTACACTGCTCTGCCTCACCTCCCCAGGGCAGGCCTATCCTGGTTGTGGCAGGCCTGGCTGTGCCCAACCCTGCTGTGGGAGATTGGCGGCTGTGAAGTCCAGATACCCTGACCTGATAGTCTCCAGACTTGTACTTGGCCTTTGAGAAAAGCTGGACCCCGCCTCTGGCAGCGGGAAGAGGCAAGCCTCCAAGCCAAGAGCATAGGGTCTTGTCCTAGGAGTGCTTGGCTGGCAGTGGACATTCATGAGGAATCTGCTCTACTAGATCCTCCAGGCCTCTTGGTGAACATCTACCTTGGATTACTAGGGAGATGGTATCTTGGCTTTCTCCCCAAGGAGGGGTCCAGCTGCAATATCTGAGTTGGACATAGGGCACTATAGCTGGGGTGGAGAGACTCAGGCAGAACTGAGAACTACATCCATGAGATAGACCCTTGGGGACCGTGGTCCTATTTCTTGCCTGCAGGCACTATAGGCAGCCCTCCTGGAGGGCTCTGTACAAC
This Rattus norvegicus strain BN/NHsdMcwi chromosome 3, GRCr8, whole genome shotgun sequence DNA region includes the following protein-coding sequences:
- the Gpsm1 gene encoding G-protein-signaling modulator 1 isoform X3, with amino-acid sequence MRSRKYQEGPDAIERRPREGSHSPLDSADVRVQVPRTGIPRAPSSDEECFFDLLSKFQSSRMDDQRCPLEEGQAGAAEATAAPTLEERAAQPSVTASPQTEEFFDLIASSQSRRLDDQRASVGSLPGLRITLNNVGHLRGDGDPQEPGDEFFNMLIKYQSSRIDDQRCPPPDVLPRGPTMPDEDFFSLIQRVQAKRMDEQRVDLAGSPDQEASGLPDPRQQCPPGAS
- the Gpsm1 gene encoding G-protein-signaling modulator 1 isoform X2, which encodes MQLLKAGRHCESLSGPEGAPYSGARPKRTQRLSAETWDLLRLPLDREQNGETHHTGDWRGPSRDSLPLPMRSRKYQEGPDAIERRPREGSHSPLDSADVRVQVPRTGIPRAPSSDEECFFDLLSKFQSSRMDDQRCPLEEGQAGAAEATAAPTLEERAAQPSVTASPQTEEFFDLIASSQSRRLDDQRASVGSLPGLRITLNNVGHLRGDGDPQEPGDEFFNMLIKYQSSRIDDQRCPPPDVLPRGPTMPDEDFFSLIQRVQAKRMDEQRVDLAGSPDQEASGLPDPRQQCPPGAS
- the Gpsm1 gene encoding G-protein-signaling modulator 1 isoform b (isoform b is encoded by transcript variant 2), with the protein product MDDQRCPLEEGQAGAAEATAAPTLEERAAQPSVTASPQTEEFFDLIASSQSRRLDDQRASVGSLPGLRITLNNVGHLRGDGDPQEPGDEFFNMLIKYQSSRIDDQRCPPPDVLPRGPTMPDEDFFSLIQRVQAKRMDEQRVDLAGSPDQEASGLPDPRQQCPPGAS